A single Triticum dicoccoides isolate Atlit2015 ecotype Zavitan chromosome 2A, WEW_v2.0, whole genome shotgun sequence DNA region contains:
- the LOC119356235 gene encoding uncharacterized protein LOC119356235: MAKSLRSKREKRLRTLRREIAEPFYDKKEAAKQAAQAAALEAPKLPVRVHPMYEESLAAAAAAAASRASAMEVDGGSKKSASFLKPMGTISKKKVQLHLKIKKDKRKARKKGNSGKKSY, translated from the exons atggcgaaGTCTCTGCGGTCCAAGCGGGAGAAGCGGCTGCGGACGCTCCGGCGGGAGATCGCGGAGCCCTTCTACGACAAGAAGGAGGCCGCCAAGCaggccgcgcaggccgccgccctcgAGGCCCCCAAGCTCCCCGTCCGCGTGCACCCGATGTACGAGgagtccctcgccgccgccgctgccgccgccgccagccgggcCTCGGCCATGG AGGTTGATGGAGGAAGCAAGAAGTCTGCATCCTTCCTGAAGCCAATGGGCACCATTAGCAAGAAGAAGGTACAGCTTCACTTGAAGATCAAGAAAGACAAGAGAAAAGCTAGGAAGAAGGGAAATTCTGGGAAGAAGAGTTATTAG